In the genome of Serratia symbiotica (Periphyllus acericola), one region contains:
- the proP gene encoding glycine betaine/L-proline transporter ProP, producing MKLRKKRHKPMHINDITIIDDSKLKKAITAAALGNAMEWFDFGVYGFVAYALGQVFFPGASPGIQIIAALATFSVPFLVRPLGGIFFGAMGDKFGRQKVLSTTIIIMAVSTFCIGLIPSYAAIGIWAPILLLLAKLAQGFSVGGEYSGAAIFVAEYSPDRKRGFMGSWLDFGSIAGFVLGAGVVVLISSIVGEAHFLDWGWRIPFFIAAPLGIIGLYLRHALEETPAFQQHVDKMEKDDRNAIENPPRISFTEIAAKHWKSLLVCVGIVISTNVTYYMLLTYMPSYLSHNLNYSEDHGILIIIAIMIGMLFVQPVIGLTSDRIGRKPFIIGGSIGVVALSIPCFILINSSVIGLIFVGLLVLAVLLNCFTGVMASILPAMFPTNIRYSALAISFNISILVAGATPTAVAWLVESTGNLYMPAYYLMVVAVIGLITGLFMKETANKPLRGAPPAASDRTEAKELLQETYDNIEQKVEDINAQIADLENKKQTLVDQHPKLD from the coding sequence ATGAAGTTAAGAAAAAAACGTCATAAGCCGATGCACATTAATGACATAACTATCATCGACGACAGTAAGCTGAAGAAGGCGATTACCGCCGCCGCATTGGGCAATGCGATGGAGTGGTTCGACTTCGGCGTATACGGCTTCGTAGCCTATGCTCTTGGACAAGTCTTCTTTCCCGGCGCATCTCCTGGCATACAGATCATTGCTGCGCTGGCGACCTTCTCGGTGCCTTTCTTAGTCCGTCCACTCGGCGGTATCTTCTTTGGTGCCATGGGCGATAAATTTGGCCGTCAGAAAGTGCTGTCCACCACCATTATCATTATGGCTGTGAGCACCTTCTGCATCGGACTGATCCCGTCTTATGCCGCTATCGGCATCTGGGCACCAATCCTGCTGTTGCTGGCCAAGCTTGCTCAGGGTTTCTCCGTCGGCGGAGAATACTCCGGGGCGGCGATCTTCGTGGCAGAATATTCACCCGATCGCAAACGTGGATTTATGGGTAGTTGGCTTGATTTCGGCTCTATCGCCGGTTTCGTGCTGGGTGCCGGCGTCGTGGTGCTGATTTCTAGCATCGTTGGCGAAGCCCACTTCCTCGACTGGGGCTGGCGTATTCCGTTTTTCATAGCGGCACCGCTGGGCATTATTGGTCTCTACTTGCGCCATGCACTGGAAGAAACCCCTGCTTTCCAGCAACATGTTGACAAGATGGAGAAAGATGATCGCAACGCTATCGAAAATCCGCCGAGGATCTCGTTCACAGAAATTGCAGCCAAACATTGGAAAAGTCTGCTGGTGTGCGTAGGTATCGTGATTTCCACCAATGTGACCTATTACATGTTGCTGACCTATATGCCAAGCTATCTTTCGCATAATCTGAACTACTCGGAAGATCATGGAATATTGATCATCATTGCCATCATGATTGGCATGCTGTTCGTGCAACCAGTGATCGGCCTGACCAGCGATCGCATTGGCCGTAAGCCATTTATTATCGGGGGCAGCATTGGTGTGGTAGCGTTGTCTATTCCGTGCTTTATTTTGATTAACAGCAGCGTGATTGGCTTAATTTTTGTCGGTTTATTGGTGCTGGCGGTGCTGCTGAACTGCTTTACAGGCGTGATGGCATCCATATTGCCAGCAATGTTCCCAACGAATATTCGCTACAGCGCGCTGGCAATTTCCTTCAACATTTCAATCTTGGTTGCTGGCGCTACCCCAACGGCGGTAGCCTGGCTAGTAGAATCCACTGGCAACCTCTACATGCCGGCCTACTATTTGATGGTAGTGGCAGTGATCGGCCTGATTACCGGTCTATTTATGAAAGAAACTGCCAACAAACCGCTACGCGGTGCCCCCCCAGCCGCCTCTGATCGCACGGAAGCCAAAGAACTGCTCCAGGAAACCTATGACAACATCGAACAAAAGGTCGAGGACATCAATGCGCAAATTGCCGATTTAGAAAATAAAAAACAGACGTTAGTCGATCAGCACCCTAAACTGGACTAA
- the sbcB gene encoding exodeoxyribonuclease I, translating to MDRPAQFAGVRTDMDFNIIEEPLVIYCAPADDYLPEPEAVMITGITPQQARSKGVNEADFARQIHQAFSMPGTCILGYNNIRFDDEVSRNIFYRSFYDPYAYSWQNGNSRWDLLDVMRACYALRPDGIVWPENEDGFPSFRLEHLTRANGIEHTQAHDAMSDVYATIAMAKQVKQAQPRLLDFLLQYRNKQKLNTLIDIAEMTPLVHVSGMFGAARGNTSWVAPLAWHPVNKNAVIMCDLAGDLTSLLTLNADQLRERLYTRRDAMTVDQTPIPLKLVHINKCPVLALAKTLLPENAERLGIDRRTCRQNLQLLRQHPQVREKVVALFAEAEPYKGSDDVDARLYDGFFSDADKAAMKIIQQTKPQDLSALDLAFSDGRMKELLFNFRARNYPNTLDNAEQQSWLQYRQEVLSAGRVQKYLLQLEALYNQYEGDKEKIALLHALFDYGRELAG from the coding sequence ATGGATCGCCCGGCGCAATTTGCTGGCGTGCGTACCGATATGGATTTTAATATCATCGAAGAGCCACTGGTGATTTACTGCGCTCCAGCCGATGACTACCTGCCAGAGCCTGAAGCGGTAATGATCACTGGCATCACGCCACAGCAGGCGCGTTCCAAAGGTGTCAATGAGGCCGATTTCGCCCGGCAAATCCATCAGGCTTTCAGCATGCCGGGTACTTGCATTCTGGGATACAACAATATCCGTTTCGATGACGAAGTCAGCCGCAATATTTTCTACCGCAGTTTCTACGATCCTTATGCCTACAGTTGGCAAAACGGCAATTCTCGCTGGGATTTGCTGGATGTGATGCGCGCTTGCTATGCACTACGCCCAGATGGCATCGTTTGGCCAGAAAACGAAGACGGATTCCCCAGCTTCCGCCTGGAACATCTCACCCGCGCCAATGGTATCGAACACACTCAGGCTCACGATGCCATGTCGGACGTTTACGCCACCATCGCCATGGCTAAGCAGGTGAAGCAAGCACAGCCACGCCTGTTAGATTTTTTGCTGCAATACCGTAACAAACAAAAACTGAATACCCTGATCGATATCGCTGAAATGACGCCCTTGGTGCACGTTTCCGGCATGTTCGGCGCAGCGCGTGGCAATACCAGTTGGGTGGCGCCGCTGGCCTGGCACCCAGTCAACAAGAACGCGGTGATCATGTGCGATCTGGCTGGTGACCTGACGTCACTGCTAACGCTAAACGCCGATCAGTTGCGCGAACGGCTGTATACTCGCCGCGATGCGATGACGGTTGACCAGACGCCGATACCGCTCAAGCTGGTGCACATTAACAAGTGCCCTGTGCTGGCACTGGCCAAAACGCTGCTGCCGGAGAACGCAGAACGATTGGGCATTGATCGCCGAACCTGCCGACAAAACCTGCAACTGCTGCGCCAACATCCGCAAGTGCGGGAAAAAGTGGTAGCGCTGTTTGCTGAAGCCGAACCTTACAAGGGCTCCGACGATGTTGATGCTCGGCTTTACGATGGCTTTTTCAGTGATGCCGACAAAGCGGCGATGAAGATAATCCAACAGACTAAGCCGCAGGATCTGTCAGCGCTGGATCTGGCCTTCAGCGATGGCCGTATGAAAGAGCTGCTGTTCAACTTCCGTGCACGCAACTACCCCAATACGCTGGACAACGCCGAACAACAAAGCTGGCTACAATACCGTCAAGAAGTGCTGAGCGCGGGACGAGTGCAAAAATACCTACTGCAACTGGAAGCACTGTATAACCAGTACGAGGGTGATAAAGAGAAAATCGCGCTGCTACATGCACTGTTTGACTATGGCCGAGAGTTGGCAGGTTAA
- a CDS encoding APC family permease has protein sequence MSNNLINAAPAQRTQMRKALTLVSVVMMGLAYLQPMTIFDTFGIVSGLTDGHVATAYIFALLAILFTALSYGKLVRKFPSAGSAYTYAQKTISPHVGFMVGWSSLLDYLFMPMINILLAKIYLEAIFPGAPSWIFVAALVGLMTFFNLRGIKLVANLNTIIVVVQVAIMIVFLGLVINGVYQGEGAGTLLSSRPFWSENAHVVQMITGATILCFSFLGFDGISSLSEETKDAERVIPRAIFLTALIGGLIFIVVSYFVQLYFPDISRFKDPDASQPEIMLYMGGKFFQSVILVISSITVLASGMAAHAVVSRLMYVMGRDGVFPTRFFGYVHPKWRTPAFNVLLVGVIALSAVSFDLVTATALINFGSLVAFTFVNLSVIVQFYIRDKLNCTLKDTFNYLILPVMGALTVGTLWINLEASSMMLGLVWAAVGLIYLAIVTRGFCLSVPQANEEIA, from the coding sequence ATGTCCAATAACCTAATTAACGCCGCTCCAGCACAACGCACTCAAATGCGTAAAGCCCTGACTTTAGTTTCGGTCGTGATGATGGGCCTGGCTTATCTGCAACCAATGACCATCTTTGACACCTTCGGCATCGTATCTGGCCTGACAGATGGACACGTTGCGACCGCATATATTTTCGCGTTGCTGGCAATTTTGTTCACTGCTTTGAGCTATGGAAAACTGGTGAGAAAATTCCCTTCAGCCGGTTCCGCCTATACCTACGCACAGAAAACCATCAGCCCGCATGTCGGCTTTATGGTGGGGTGGTCATCGTTGCTGGACTACTTGTTCATGCCGATGATCAACATTCTGCTGGCTAAAATTTATCTGGAAGCCATTTTTCCAGGTGCACCATCGTGGATCTTCGTGGCTGCATTGGTCGGCCTGATGACCTTTTTCAACCTGCGTGGCATTAAGCTGGTGGCTAACCTGAACACCATCATTGTGGTGGTACAGGTGGCGATCATGATTGTATTCCTAGGTCTGGTGATTAACGGCGTTTATCAAGGCGAAGGTGCTGGTACTTTACTCAGTAGCCGTCCGTTTTGGTCGGAAAATGCTCATGTGGTGCAGATGATCACCGGTGCAACCATTCTGTGCTTTTCGTTCCTAGGTTTTGACGGCATCAGTTCGTTGTCGGAAGAAACCAAAGACGCGGAGAGAGTGATCCCGAGAGCTATCTTCCTGACAGCGTTAATTGGTGGTTTGATTTTCATCGTGGTGTCTTACTTTGTGCAGTTGTACTTCCCGGATATTTCGCGCTTTAAAGATCCTGATGCCTCGCAGCCTGAAATCATGCTGTATATGGGGGGCAAATTCTTCCAATCGGTGATCCTGGTGATCTCCAGTATAACCGTATTGGCTTCCGGCATGGCGGCACACGCTGTCGTATCGCGTCTGATGTACGTTATGGGCCGTGACGGCGTGTTCCCAACCCGCTTCTTTGGCTATGTGCATCCGAAATGGCGTACCCCGGCGTTTAACGTGTTGTTGGTTGGTGTCATCGCACTGTCGGCGGTATCCTTTGATCTGGTCACCGCCACCGCACTGATTAACTTCGGTTCACTGGTAGCTTTTACCTTCGTCAACCTGTCGGTGATTGTGCAGTTCTACATCCGTGACAAGCTGAATTGCACGCTGAAGGATACCTTCAACTACCTGATCCTACCGGTGATGGGAGCGCTGACCGTGGGAACACTCTGGATTAATCTGGAAGCTAGCTCAATGATGCTGGGGTTGGTGTGGGCTGCGGTAGGGCTGATCTACTTGGCCATTGTGACTCGCGGCTTCTGCCTGTCAGTACCGCAGGCAAACGAAGAGATTGCATAA